The genomic region CCACGCTGCACGATGGCACTCCCGTGCAACTGAAGGTGCGGCTGGAACCGCCGCCCCCGCGATTGCTGCCGCCATGGCTGCCGTACCCCGGGTTGCTGATCTTTCTCATCTGTCTCGGCGTACTGGCGTACATGGTTGCGAAAATGACCATGCTGCCGCTGCGCCTGCTGGCGCAGGCGGCCACCGATTTCGGCCGCGACATACGCCATGCGCCGATGGCGGAGAAGGGGCCGACGGAGGTCCGTCGCGCGGCGGCGGCATTCAACGCCATGCAGACGCAAATCCGGCGATATATCCATGAACGCACCCACATGCTGGCGGCCATCACCCACGACTTGCAAACCCCGCTCACGCGCCTGCGCCTGCGGCTGGAAAAAGTGAACGACGAGGATCTGCGGGGCAGACTCATCGGTGATCTCACGTCGATGCAGGAGATGATCCGCGAAGGTCTCGATCTGGCGCGCAGCATGGACACCGACGAGGCCATGCAGGTGCTGGATCTGGATTCGGTGCTGGACAGCGAGTGCGCCGATTACGCGGAATCGGGACAGGATGTGGCGACGGTCAACGGCCACACCAGCGCGTCGGTGCGGGCGCAGCCTGTGGCGCTGCGGCGTTGCCTCGGCAATGTGATCAGCAATGCCGTCAAGTACGGCGGCTTTGCGCGTGTCTCAGCCGGCGTCGAGCGCGGCCGCGCCGTGATCCGCGTGCGCGACGGTGGGCCGGGTATTCCGCCGGATAAACTCGACGCGGTCTTTGAGCCGTTTTACCGCCTGGAAAATTCGCGATCGAGGGAGACCGGCGGCACTGGTCTCGGCCTCACCATCGCGCGCAACATCGCCGAACGGCACGGCGGTTCTCTCAAGCTGCGCAACCACCCCGACGGCGGCTTGGAGGCAATCCTGGAACTGCCTTTGCTGGCGGTGAGACCCAACCCCTGACGCGGATTATGCTTCCGCTTTCCGGTACATTTTATGGCTAGAACGTTTGCACAAAACTTGAGCCGCGGTATCTGGGTTATCGTGATCGCATTGGCGTTGGCGGCCTTGGGCTGGTTCATCCGTCCATCCGAAAAACCACACCCAAGCGGCGGTCGCTTTGCCACTAATGGCCCTGTACCCGTGGTCGTGACGGAGGCGAAGAAAGGCGATATCGATATTACGCTCCAGGAACTCGGGACGGTAACGCCGCTTGCCAACGTGACCGTCCGGACTCAAATCAACGGCCAGTTGGCGCAAATCGCATTCCAGGAAGGACAGATGGTCAAGGAGGGCGATTTTCTAGCCCAGATCGATCCGCGTCCCTATGAATTGTCGCTCAAGCAGGCCCAGGGCGCGCTTGAACATGACATGGCGCTGCTGCGGGAAGCCAGACTCAACCTTGAGCGCTACCGCCTGCTCTATACCCAGGATTCCATCGCGCAGCAGCAGGTGGATACGCAGGAGTCGCTGGTCAAGCAGTATGAGGGGAACGTGCAGACCGATCAGGGTCAGATCGACACCGCCAGACTCAATCTGACTTACTGCCGCGTCACCGCGCCGGTGTCGGGCCGCGTCGGTCTGCGACAGATTGATCAGGGCAATTACGCGCAGGTCAGCGATCCCAACGGCATTGTCACCCTGACCCAGCTGCAGCCCATTACGGTGATCTTCACCGTGCCCGAAGACGATCTGCCGGCGATCATGAAGCGCGTGGGCGCCGGCGCCGAACTTCAGGTCACTGCCTTTGACCGTACGCAAAGCAGCAAGCTTGCCACCGGCAAACTGACGTCCGTGGATAATCAGATTGACACCGCCACCGGCACTGTGAAAATGCGCGGCCAGTTCGATAACAGCGATAACGCATTGTTCCCCAATCAGTTCGTCAACGTCCAGCTGCTGATCGATACGCTGCATGATGTGACCGTGGTCCCGCTGACCGCGGTACAGCGGGGCACGCCCGGAACCTATGTCTATATCGTCATGCCGGATCACACCGTCAAGGTTCAGCCGGTCAAACTGGGCCCGTCACAGGGTGATTACGTGGCGGTGGAGGAGGGCCTTGTCTCGGGCGACCGGGTCGTGGTCGATGGCGCCGATAAATTGCGCGATGGCGCAAAAATTTCACTGCCCGGCGAGAAGGACGTCGCCGGGAAGGACGGCGCCGGGAAAGGCGCCACGGAGAAAAATACCGCATCGAATACCGAATCTTCAGACAAGGGTGAGCATCATCATCGGCGGAAGGAACAATGATTCTGCCGCCGCATCCCGGCAGTTAGGAAATTGCAATGAGTCCGTCGCGCATTTTCATCCTACGTCCGGTGGCGACGTCGCTCCTGATGGTGACCATATTGCTCGTCGGCATGGTGGCGTTTCATTTCCTGCCGCTGTCGGCCCTGCCCGAGGTGGATTACCCGACCATACAGGTGCAGACCTTCTATCCCGGCGCCGGCCCGGAAGTGATGACATCGGCGGTGACCGCGCCGCTGGAACGTCAACTGGGGCAGATGCCGGGCCTCAAACAGATGTCCTCGGTCAGCTCGGCGGGGGCCTCGGTCATCACGTTGCAATTCGATCTCGATCTGAATCTTGACATCGCCGAGCAGGAAGTCCAGGCCTCGATCAACGCCGCCGGCAATCTATTGCCCGCGGATCTGCCGGCGCCGCCGATCTACGCCAAGGTCAATCCGGCCGACGCGCCGATTTTGACGCTGGCGGTGACATCCAGGACCCTGCCGCTTACCCAGGTCGAGGATTTGACCGACACGCGGCTTGCGCAAAAAATCTCGCAACTGCCTGGCGTCGGCCTGGTGAGTCTCTCGGGGGGGCAGCGCCCGGCGGTGCGCATCAAGGCAAATCTGACCGCCCTCGCCGCATACGGCCTCAATATCGATGACCTGCGCACCACGATCAACAACGCCAACGTCAACGCGCCCAAGGGCAATTTCGACGGTCCGGCGCGCGCCTACACCATCAACGCCAATGATCAACTCAAAAGCGCGGGTGAATACGACGACATTGTTGTTGCCTACAAAAACGGGGCGCCGGTGCGTCTTGCCGACGTCGCCGAGGTTCTCGACAGCGCGGAAAATACGCAGCTCAGTGCCTGGATGAACCGCGTGCCGGCCGTCATCGTCAATGTCCAGCGGCAGCCCGGGGCGAATGTCATTGCGGTCGCCGACAATATTCAGAAATTGCTGCCCGGCCTGAAGGCCGCGCTTCCCTCGGCCATTGATGTTGCCGTGCTCACCGATCGGACGGTGACGATCCGCGCCTCGGTGCGCGATGTCGAATTCGAATTGATGCTGGCAGTGGCCCTGGTTGTGGCCGTCATTTTTGTCTTTCTGCGCAATCTGCCGGCGACCGCCATCCCGAGTTTTTCGGTGCCGCTCTCCCTCGTCGGAACATTTGCCTTCACCTATCTCGCCGGATTCAGCCTGAACAACCTGTCCCTGATGGCCCTCACCATCGCGACCGGCTTCGTCGTCGATGATGCGATCGTGATGATCGAAAATATCGCGCGCTACATCGAACAGGGCGAAAAGCCGCTCGACGCCGCCCTCAAGGGCGCGAAGCAGATCGGATTTACCATCGTATCGCTGACGATTTCTTTGATTGCCGTGCTGATCCCGCTGCTGTTCATGGGCGATGTGGTCGGGCGCCTGTTTCGTGAATTCGCGATCACGCTTTCCGTCACCATCCTGATTTCGGCCGTCGTGTCGCTGACGCTGGTGCCGATGCTGTGCGCCAAGTGGCTGCGGCATCACAAGCCAGCGGATGAAAGCACCCTCCATGGCCGTACGCAGAAATGGTTTGACGCCGTCATTGCCTGGTATGGAAAGGCCCTGGACCGGGTGCTGGATCACCAGCCACTCACGCTGCTGGTGGCGCTGGCGACGCTGGTGCTGACCGTATACCTCTATGTCGTGATCCCGAAAGGCTTCTTCCCGGTACAGGACACCGGCCTGATCCAGGGCGTTTCCCAGGCGCCGCAATCAATCTCCTTCAGCGCCATGGCCGACAGGCAGCGGCAGCTGGCCGATGCGGTCTTGAAGGATCCCGCCGTCGACAGCCTGGCATCCTTCATCGGTGTCGACGGCACCAACCTCACGTTGAACAGCGGGAGATTCCTCATCAATCTCAAACCGCACGAGCAGCGTCGGGAGAGCGCGAGTGAGGTGATCCGCCGCCTGACCAGGGAAACGAGAAGCGTCACGGGCATATCCCTTTACATGCTGCCCGTGCAGGACCTGACCATCGACACCACCGTCAGCAGCACGCAGTATCAGTTCATGCTCGTGGACGCCAACCCGGATGAACTGGCGGCATGGACACCCAAGCTCGTTGACAGGCTGCGCCAGCTGCCCCAGCTTGAGGACGTCGCCAGCAATTCACAGAACCAGGGCCTTACCAGTTACGTTACTGTCGATCGTGACATGGCCGGGCGGCTGGGGATCACGCTCGCCACCGTCGACAATGCGCTTTACGACGCCTTCGGGCAGCGCATCGTCTCGACCATCTTCACCCAATCCAACCAGTACCGCGTGATTCTGGGCGCCGACAACACGCCGGCCGCGTTGCGATCGATCTATCTGCCCTCCGCCGGCGGCAAGCAGGTGCCCCTCTCGGCCATCGCCACGGTCAGCCAGCAGACGGCCCCGCTTCAGATTAATCATCTGGGGCAGTTTCCCGCCACGATGATTTCCTTCAACGTGGCGCGCGGTGCGTCGCTGGGCGGTGCGGTGGACGCCATCGAACAGGCCGAGGCCGAACTCGGCATGCCGGCCAGCCTGATCACGAGCTTTCAGGGCGCCACGCTTGCCTTCCGCGCCTCGCTCAGCAACGAGGTGCTGCTGATACTGGCCGCCATCATCACCGTCTATATCGTGCTGGGCGTGCTCTACGAAAGCTACATACATCCGATCACGATTCTGTCCACCCTGCCATCGGCGGGTGTCGGCGCGCTGCTGGCCCTGATGCTGGCGGGCCAGGACCTGGGCATCATCGCCATCATTGGCATCATTTTGCTCATCGGCATCGTCAAAAAGAACGCGATCATGATGATCGATTTCGCACTCGAGGCCGAGCGCAAGGAGGGCAGGCGGCCCCGCGAGGCGATTCGCCAGGCGGCGTTGTTGCGTTTCCGGCCCATCATGATGACGACGTTGTCGGCGATCTTCGGCGCGCTGCCGTTGATGTTCGGCACCGGCGTCGGTTCGGAACTGCGGCATCCGCTCGGCATCACGATCGTCGGCGGCCTGATCCTGAGCCAGGTGCTGACCTTGTTCACCACGCCGGTGATCTACCTGGCCTTTGACCGCATGGGTCGCCGCCTGGGCCTGACCGGGGCGCCGCAGGCGATGGAATTGCCGGCATGAATTTCTCCGCTCCATTCATCGCCCGGCCGGTGGCGACCACGCTGTTGACATTCGCGGTGGTGCTCGCCGGCGGAGTGGCGTTTTTCCGTCTGCCGGTGGCGCCGCTGCCCCAGGTCGATTTCCCGACCATCTCGGTGCAGGCGTCCATGCCGGGGGCAAGTCCCGAGACCATGGCGACCAGCGTGGCGACGCCGCTGGAGCGGCATCTGGGGCAGATCGCCGACGTCACCGAGATGACTTCGCAAAGCTCCGTCGGGTCCTCGCACATCACACTGCAATTCGGGCTTGATCGCGACATCAACGGCGCCGCGCGCGACGTGCAGGCGGCCATCAATGCCGCGCGCGTGGATCTGCCGGCCGCGCTGAAAAGCAATCCCATCTATCGCAAGGTCAACCCGGCGGATGCCCCCATCATGATTCTGGCGTTGTCTTCGAAAACGCTCAGCCAGGGCCGGATCTACGACGCCGCCTCGACGGTCATTCAGCAAAAGCTCTCACAGGTGGACGGAATCGGCCAGGTGACGGTGGGCGGCAGCTCCCTGCCGGCCGTGCGCATCGAGCTTAACCCCCACGTGCTGTTCAAATACGGCATCGGGTTCGAGGATGTGCGCGCGGCGATCGCCGCCACCAACGCCAACAGCCCCAAGGGATTCATCGAGGAGGGCGCCCGGCGCTTCCAGGTCTATGCGAATGATCAGGCGCGCACCGCCGATCAATACCGCCGGCTTCTCATTGCCTACCGCAACAACGCGCCGGTGCGGTTGTCGGACGTCGCCGAGGTCTCGGATTCTGTGGAGGATCTGCGCAATCAGGGGCTGTACAACGGCAATCCCTCGGTATTGGTGTTCGTGTTTCGCCAGCCCGGCGCCAACATCATCGACATCGTCGATCACGTGAAGTCCCTGCTGCCGCAATTGCAGGCCTCCATACCTTCCGCGATCGATCTCAACATTGTGATGGACCGCACCACCACGATCCGCGCCTCGCTGCACGAGGTCGAGCGCACCCTTCTCATCGCGATCACGCTGGTGATCGGCGTCGTATTCGTGTTTCTGCGCAACGCGCGGGCGACGCTGATCCCCACCGTCGCGGTGCCGGTTTCGCTGATCGGCACTTTCGGCGGCATGTATCTGCTGGGCTACAGCATCGACAATCTGTCGCTGATGGCGCTGATCGTCGCCACCGGATTTGTCGTGGATGACGCAATCGTGGTGCTGGAAAACACCTCGCGCCACATCGAGGCGGGAATGCCGCGACTGCACGCCGCCCTGCAGGGCGCGCGCGAGGTCAGTTTCACCGTTATTTCGATGAGCCTGTCGCTGGTCGCGGTATTCCTGCCGATCCTGCTGATGGGCGGGATCGTCGGCCGTCTGTTCCGCGAATTTGCGGTCACGCTGTCGATCGCCATTCTCATTTCACTCGTCATCTCCCTGACCACGACGCCGATGATGTGCGCGCGGCTGCTGAGGCAGCGGCAGCCGGCGTCCCCGTTGCATCCATTGCTGTCCGGGATTCACGCGGCCAGCGCCGCCGTATTCGACGGCATGCTGCGGGTTTATGAATCCCTGTTGCGGCGCGCATTGAATAATGCACCACTGGTGATGTTGATTCTTTTCGCCATGATTGTGCTGAACGTCTATCTGTTCATCATCGTGCCCAAGGGCTTCTTCCCGCAGCAGGACACCGGGCGGCTGCTGGGGGGAATCCAGGCGGACCAGAGCACTTCATTCCAGGCCATGCAGGGAAAGCTGGCGCAGTTTCTTGCCGTCATCAAGAAAGACCCGGCGGTCGACGACGTGGTGGCCTTCACGGGCGGCGAGCAGACCAATACCGGGCGGGTCTTCGTGGCGCTGAAGCCGGTCTCGGAGCGGCGGCAATCCGCCGATCAGATTATTGCGCGCCTGCGCGGCAAGATGGGGCAGGTGCCGGGGGCGTCGCTCTTCTTGCAATCGGCCCAGGACATCCGCGTCGGCGGCCGCGCGAGCAATGCGCAGTATCAATACACCCTGCAGGCCGATCATCTCGACGATCTGCGGCACTGGACAACCCGGCTGACCGACGCCCTGCAGCATGAGCCGGGACTGGCGGACGTCAATTCCGATTTGCAGGAAAAAGGCCTGGAGACCCTGGTGACATTCGATCGCGCGACGGTCTCGCGTCTCGGCCTCAAGCTGAGCCAGGTCGACAATACGCTCTATGACGCCTTCGGCCAGCGCCAGGTGTCGGTGATCTACAACCCGCTAAACCAATATCACGTGATCATGGAGGTGGCCCCGCAATTCCTGCAAAGTCCGGAGACGCTGAGGGAGATATACGTCAGCACCTCGGGCGGCAGCGCCAGCGGCACCCAGTTGAGCGGCCCCGTCGCCGGGACCGTTTCCGTCAACAACGCCGGCACCTCGAAAACAAGCGTGGCAAGCTCGGCGGCTTCGGTCGCCAACGACGCCGCACGGAACCAGAGCATCAACCAGATTGCCGCCGTCGGCCACAACGGCGCCTCCGCGGGATCGGCGATCAGCAGCACCGCCGAGAACATGGTGCCGCTGATGGCCTTCAGCCGGTATGCGCCGGGCAATACGGCCCTTGCCGTCAATCATCACGGCCATTTCGCGGCAGATACGATTTCCTTCAACCTGCCGGAGGGGAAGTCATTGAGTGACGCCGCGGCCATATTGAAAAAGGTCACGCAACAGATCGGCATGCCGGAGACCATCCACGGCAGTTTCCAAGGCACCGCGCGGGCCTATGCGGATTCGCTCGCCAACGAGCCGATCCTGATCCTGGCGGCATTGGTCGCGGTTTATATCGTGCTTGGCGTGCTCTACGAAAGCTACATACATCCGATTACCATACTGTCCACCCTGCCATCGGCGGGTGTCGGGGCGGTGCTGGCGCTCATGCTGTTCCGCTCTGAATTCACCCTCATCGCCTTGATCGGCGTGATACTCCTGATCGGAATCGTGAAGAAGAACGCAATCATGATGATCGATTTCGCACTCGACGTGGAGCGCAGCCAGGGGCTCGATTCGCGCGAGGCGATATATCAGGCCTGCCTCATGCGCTTCCGGCCCATCATGATGACCACGATGGCCGCGATGCTGGGCGCCCTGCCGCTCGCCCTCAGCCAGGGCGATGGCGGCGAATTGCGCCATCCGCTCGGCATCGCGATTGTCGGCGGTCTGATCGTGAGCCAGATGCTGACGCTTTTTACCACGCCGGTGCTTTATCTTTATCTCGATCGCTTCCGTCTGTGGTGCCAGCGCCTGCGGAAGGCCGCCGGCCGCCGTCACCGCTTGCAGGAGAAAATGGCATGAACAAGGTCGTCCGAGGGCCGGCCCTTGCCGGCGTCATGTTGCTTGCCGGTTGCATGGTGGGGCCGGATTACCAGCGTCCCGATGTCGAAACCCCCGCCGCATTCAAGGAGGCCGTCAACGGCTGGCAGCCGGCGCGACCGAAGGACGATCTCGGTCGTGGTGAGTGGTGGACGATCTACGGCGATCCGATCCTGGACGGCCTTGAAGGCCAGATCAATATCTCGAATCAGAACATCAAGGCGGCGGAAGCCGCATTCCGGCTGGCGCAGGCCGTAATCGAGCAGACGCGCGCCAGTCTGTATCCGACCGTCGGCGTGAATGGTTCCAGCACCAGTACGGGCGGCGACCATCAGAAAAGCCCGACGACGCAATACAATCTTGCGGCCACGGCCAGCTGGGTGCCCGATTTATGGGGCCGCATCCGCCGTACCATCGAATCCAACACCGCCAGTGCGCAGGCCGGCGCCGCCGATCTTGCCTCGGCACAACTGTCGGCGCAGTCCGCGCTGGCCAGCGATTATTTCGCCCTGCGTTCCCAGGACGATCTGAAAAATCTGCTGGACGCGACCATTGTCAACGACAGCAAGGCGTTGCAGATTGTCAAAAATCAATATGCGGTGGGCGTTGCGGCGCGCGCCGATATCATTCAGGCCGAAACGCAACTGCTCGGCGTGCAGGCCCAGGCCGTCAATGTCGGTGTGCAGCGCGCACAGCTTGAACACGCGATCGCCGTGCTCATCGGCAAACCGCCGGCCGGATTCTCGCTCGCCCCCGACCCGCTTGCAGGGAGCGTTCCCGTGATGCCGACCGTCGTGCCATCGGCCCTGCTGGAGCGGCGGCCGGATATCGCGTCCGCCGAGCGCAAGATGGCGGCCGCCAATGCGCAAATCGGCGTGGCGACGGCGGCGTGGTTTCCCGATCTTACCTTGTCCGCTTCCTCGGAGTTTTCCAGCTCCATGCTGGCCAAACTGCTCCAGGCTTCCAACAGCCTGTGGGCATTGGGGCCGTTGCTCGCAGAGACCGTCTTTGATGCCGGCGCCCGCAGCGCCGCGATCAAACAGTCACGGGCGAATTACGATGAGACCGTTGCCACCTACCGGCAGACGGTGCTGACCGCATTTCAGCAGGTCGAGGATCAGCTGGCCGCACTGCGCATCCTCGCCCAGCAGAGCGAGGTTGAAACCGCACTGGTTGCCTCGGCACAGAAGGCCGAGCAGCTGGTGCTCAATCAATACAAGGGCG from Gammaproteobacteria bacterium harbors:
- a CDS encoding ATP-binding protein, producing the protein MRGFFGSMLGRVFLLLIGGIIISALITHLLAGRERQQVVSQFFHFRAVERVVQFISLLDTVPAEARPQVLAVARGNGIIVDLVPTVALNIVQDADLTDTLRQRVGPGIRIVASAPVKKDCPTPPPRLSDFDLPLRKREFCQIVNATLHDGTPVQLKVRLEPPPPRLLPPWLPYPGLLIFLICLGVLAYMVAKMTMLPLRLLAQAATDFGRDIRHAPMAEKGPTEVRRAAAAFNAMQTQIRRYIHERTHMLAAITHDLQTPLTRLRLRLEKVNDEDLRGRLIGDLTSMQEMIREGLDLARSMDTDEAMQVLDLDSVLDSECADYAESGQDVATVNGHTSASVRAQPVALRRCLGNVISNAVKYGGFARVSAGVERGRAVIRVRDGGPGIPPDKLDAVFEPFYRLENSRSRETGGTGLGLTIARNIAERHGGSLKLRNHPDGGLEAILELPLLAVRPNP
- a CDS encoding efflux transporter outer membrane subunit encodes the protein MNKVVRGPALAGVMLLAGCMVGPDYQRPDVETPAAFKEAVNGWQPARPKDDLGRGEWWTIYGDPILDGLEGQINISNQNIKAAEAAFRLAQAVIEQTRASLYPTVGVNGSSTSTGGDHQKSPTTQYNLAATASWVPDLWGRIRRTIESNTASAQAGAADLASAQLSAQSALASDYFALRSQDDLKNLLDATIVNDSKALQIVKNQYAVGVAARADIIQAETQLLGVQAQAVNVGVQRAQLEHAIAVLIGKPPAGFSLAPDPLAGSVPVMPTVVPSALLERRPDIASAERKMAAANAQIGVATAAWFPDLTLSASSEFSSSMLAKLLQASNSLWALGPLLAETVFDAGARSAAIKQSRANYDETVATYRQTVLTAFQQVEDQLAALRILAQQSEVETALVASAQKAEQLVLNQYKGGIVPYSSVLTAETTTLSSEQAALAVRQNRFLASVALIEALGGSWDVSQLEISETGH
- a CDS encoding MdtB/MuxB family multidrug efflux RND transporter permease subunit: MSPSRIFILRPVATSLLMVTILLVGMVAFHFLPLSALPEVDYPTIQVQTFYPGAGPEVMTSAVTAPLERQLGQMPGLKQMSSVSSAGASVITLQFDLDLNLDIAEQEVQASINAAGNLLPADLPAPPIYAKVNPADAPILTLAVTSRTLPLTQVEDLTDTRLAQKISQLPGVGLVSLSGGQRPAVRIKANLTALAAYGLNIDDLRTTINNANVNAPKGNFDGPARAYTINANDQLKSAGEYDDIVVAYKNGAPVRLADVAEVLDSAENTQLSAWMNRVPAVIVNVQRQPGANVIAVADNIQKLLPGLKAALPSAIDVAVLTDRTVTIRASVRDVEFELMLAVALVVAVIFVFLRNLPATAIPSFSVPLSLVGTFAFTYLAGFSLNNLSLMALTIATGFVVDDAIVMIENIARYIEQGEKPLDAALKGAKQIGFTIVSLTISLIAVLIPLLFMGDVVGRLFREFAITLSVTILISAVVSLTLVPMLCAKWLRHHKPADESTLHGRTQKWFDAVIAWYGKALDRVLDHQPLTLLVALATLVLTVYLYVVIPKGFFPVQDTGLIQGVSQAPQSISFSAMADRQRQLADAVLKDPAVDSLASFIGVDGTNLTLNSGRFLINLKPHEQRRESASEVIRRLTRETRSVTGISLYMLPVQDLTIDTTVSSTQYQFMLVDANPDELAAWTPKLVDRLRQLPQLEDVASNSQNQGLTSYVTVDRDMAGRLGITLATVDNALYDAFGQRIVSTIFTQSNQYRVILGADNTPAALRSIYLPSAGGKQVPLSAIATVSQQTAPLQINHLGQFPATMISFNVARGASLGGAVDAIEQAEAELGMPASLITSFQGATLAFRASLSNEVLLILAAIITVYIVLGVLYESYIHPITILSTLPSAGVGALLALMLAGQDLGIIAIIGIILLIGIVKKNAIMMIDFALEAERKEGRRPREAIRQAALLRFRPIMMTTLSAIFGALPLMFGTGVGSELRHPLGITIVGGLILSQVLTLFTTPVIYLAFDRMGRRLGLTGAPQAMELPA
- a CDS encoding MdtA/MuxA family multidrug efflux RND transporter periplasmic adaptor subunit → MARTFAQNLSRGIWVIVIALALAALGWFIRPSEKPHPSGGRFATNGPVPVVVTEAKKGDIDITLQELGTVTPLANVTVRTQINGQLAQIAFQEGQMVKEGDFLAQIDPRPYELSLKQAQGALEHDMALLREARLNLERYRLLYTQDSIAQQQVDTQESLVKQYEGNVQTDQGQIDTARLNLTYCRVTAPVSGRVGLRQIDQGNYAQVSDPNGIVTLTQLQPITVIFTVPEDDLPAIMKRVGAGAELQVTAFDRTQSSKLATGKLTSVDNQIDTATGTVKMRGQFDNSDNALFPNQFVNVQLLIDTLHDVTVVPLTAVQRGTPGTYVYIVMPDHTVKVQPVKLGPSQGDYVAVEEGLVSGDRVVVDGADKLRDGAKISLPGEKDVAGKDGAGKGATEKNTASNTESSDKGEHHHRRKEQ
- a CDS encoding efflux RND transporter permease subunit — its product is MNFSAPFIARPVATTLLTFAVVLAGGVAFFRLPVAPLPQVDFPTISVQASMPGASPETMATSVATPLERHLGQIADVTEMTSQSSVGSSHITLQFGLDRDINGAARDVQAAINAARVDLPAALKSNPIYRKVNPADAPIMILALSSKTLSQGRIYDAASTVIQQKLSQVDGIGQVTVGGSSLPAVRIELNPHVLFKYGIGFEDVRAAIAATNANSPKGFIEEGARRFQVYANDQARTADQYRRLLIAYRNNAPVRLSDVAEVSDSVEDLRNQGLYNGNPSVLVFVFRQPGANIIDIVDHVKSLLPQLQASIPSAIDLNIVMDRTTTIRASLHEVERTLLIAITLVIGVVFVFLRNARATLIPTVAVPVSLIGTFGGMYLLGYSIDNLSLMALIVATGFVVDDAIVVLENTSRHIEAGMPRLHAALQGAREVSFTVISMSLSLVAVFLPILLMGGIVGRLFREFAVTLSIAILISLVISLTTTPMMCARLLRQRQPASPLHPLLSGIHAASAAVFDGMLRVYESLLRRALNNAPLVMLILFAMIVLNVYLFIIVPKGFFPQQDTGRLLGGIQADQSTSFQAMQGKLAQFLAVIKKDPAVDDVVAFTGGEQTNTGRVFVALKPVSERRQSADQIIARLRGKMGQVPGASLFLQSAQDIRVGGRASNAQYQYTLQADHLDDLRHWTTRLTDALQHEPGLADVNSDLQEKGLETLVTFDRATVSRLGLKLSQVDNTLYDAFGQRQVSVIYNPLNQYHVIMEVAPQFLQSPETLREIYVSTSGGSASGTQLSGPVAGTVSVNNAGTSKTSVASSAASVANDAARNQSINQIAAVGHNGASAGSAISSTAENMVPLMAFSRYAPGNTALAVNHHGHFAADTISFNLPEGKSLSDAAAILKKVTQQIGMPETIHGSFQGTARAYADSLANEPILILAALVAVYIVLGVLYESYIHPITILSTLPSAGVGAVLALMLFRSEFTLIALIGVILLIGIVKKNAIMMIDFALDVERSQGLDSREAIYQACLMRFRPIMMTTMAAMLGALPLALSQGDGGELRHPLGIAIVGGLIVSQMLTLFTTPVLYLYLDRFRLWCQRLRKAAGRRHRLQEKMA